In a single window of the Podarcis raffonei isolate rPodRaf1 chromosome 14, rPodRaf1.pri, whole genome shotgun sequence genome:
- the LOC128401408 gene encoding mesoderm posterior protein 1-like, whose protein sequence is MAHGYPTAPLGNPALQLPSFWAAQPHPQPQHPTWEWPDCSSSASPASSPDSCGLSPSPCPWSSAGLGARKGGAGGAGSNCSGRRARLGLGQRQSASQREKHRMRRLAQALHTLRLYLPASVAPAGQSLTKIETLRLASRYIAHLSEQLGLSEEALVRAARRPPTAPDPLAWSRGLQQDPIDASCCCRSPASPSAPWLLGSPSCSGSGAPAESSTDGGGRTESPWTAELAELDLSSQILPDELVAFLEGFLPPASQG, encoded by the exons ATGGCCCACGGCTATCCCACTGCCCCACTCGGGAACCCAGCTCTGCAGCTGCCCTCCTTCTGGGCCGCCCAGCCTCATCCTCAGCCCCAGCACCCGACGTGGGAATGGCCCGACTGCTCCAGCAGCGCCTCCCCGGCCTCTTCTCCGGACTCCTGCGGCTTATCGCCCTCGCCCTGCCCCTGGAGCAGCGCGGGCCTCGGGGCCAGAAAAGGCGGCGCCGGCGGCGCCGGCAGCAACTGCAGCGGCCGTCGGGCCCGGCTAGGCTTGGGGCAGCGCCAGAGCGCGAGCCAGCGCGAAAAGCACCGCATGCGGCGCCTGGCCCAGGCCCTGCACACGCTGCGCCTCTACCTGCCGGCCTCGGTGGCGCCTGCCGGGCAGAGCCTGACCAAGATCGAGACGCTCCGCCTGGCCAGCCGCTACATCGCGCACCTATCCGAGCAGCTGGGCCTCAGCGAGGAGGCGCTGGTCCGCGCCGCCCGACGCCCCCCGACGGCGCCCGATCCCCTAGCTTGGTCTCGCGGCCTCCAGCAGGACCCCATCGacgcctcttgctgctgccgctcccCTGCCTCGCCGTCGGCCCCCTGGCTGCTGGGTTCTCCGTCCTGCTCCGGATCCGGGGCCCCTGCCGAGTCCTCCACCGACGGAGGCGGGCGAACAGAGTCGCCCTGGACTGCGGAGCTCGCGGAGCTGGATCTTTCCTCGCAG ATTCTCCCCGATGAGCTGGTGGCTTTCCTGGAGGGCTTCCTTCCGCCGGCATCTCAAGGCTGA
- the LOC128401942 gene encoding mesoderm posterior protein 1-like, translating to MSGSPAHLFGQDLLVPSWAMTWGQAGSCSAPYTAYSQSLVPEQAHRWLPKARAPQRAPCLAAGSQRQSASQREKHRMRRLAQALHTLRLYLPTSVAPAGQSLTKIETLRLAIRYITHLSEQLGLSEEALAQRRAVLARPHCPLCFSGLGCCQARRSDQDTTESPAQDRPAPETWMGSPPCLIGMGQGVQVPDSRTWPLPPCGLQDETPAAVAETWVPPAPSLQIQASPELQRTPCPPSPCMRSPMDKPGRVWPGPQTAADAPVVTWEGPAWDLEEPPGCKDGTYRATWDLPTQHPSCGFLWSSQTLRG from the exons ATGTCCGGCTCTCCAGCACATCTCTTTGGCCAGGACCTCCTTGTCCCCAGCTGGGCCATGACATGGGGCCAGGCCGGCTCCTGCTCTGCCCCCTACACGGCTTACAGCCAGAGCCTGGTCCCAGAGCAGGCCCACCGCTGGCTCCCAAAGGCCAGGGCACCCCAGAGGGCACCATGCCTCGCTGCCGGCAGCCAGCGCCAGAGTGCCAGCCAGAGAGAGAAGCACCGCATGCGACGCCTGGCCCAGGCCCTGCACACCCTGCGCCTCTACCTGCCCACCTCGGTGGCACCCGCTGGGCAGAGCCTGACCAAGATCGAGACACTCCGCCTGGCCATCCGCTACATCACCCACCTCTCTGAGCAGCTGGGCCTCAGTGAGGAGGCACTGGCACAGAGGAGGGCAGTGCTGGCACGGCCTCACTGCCCCCTGTGCTTCTCAGGGCTTGGCTGCTGCCAGGCAAGGAGGTCAGACCAGGACACCACAGAGTCCCCAGCCCAGGACCGACCAGCCCCTGAGACTTGGatgggctccccaccctgcctgaTCGGAATGGGTCAGGGGGTCCAGGTCCCCGACTCTAGAACCTGGCCACTGCCTCCTTGTGGCCTCCAGGATGAGACTCCTGCTGCCGTTGCAGAAACCTGGGTGCCTCCAGCGCCCTCTCTTCAGATCcaggcctctcctgagctgcagaggacTCCTTGCCCTCCCTCACCTTGCATGAGGTCGCCCATGGACAAACCAGGCAGAGTCTGGCCTGGGCCGCAAACAGCAGCAGATGCCCCTGTTGTCACTTGGGAAGGGCCAGCCTGGGACCTTGAAGAGCCACCTGGCTGCAAG GACGGCACCTACAGAGCTACTTGGGACCTCCCCACCCAgcacccttcctgtggtttcctgtGGAGCAGCCAGACCTTAAGAGGGTGA